In one Streptomyces sp. NBC_01241 genomic region, the following are encoded:
- a CDS encoding lantibiotic dehydratase: MTPRATSAATLPEQHETAERVKWHLVPRFMLRVGGLPFESADALATSASASWADDVLGARLRLRERGARLADSLQERVARSLDDPAARRTLINLRRDVFNVRAPRGLAAAEPLLSAGELAELRAWFADWQRYEALLRTGSGILAEEIAAGRRELRRAATKTDLRYGIQLSSPSLDEYLDGYLERADGPLSKKERRIERSLLEYLLRTACKTSPFSTLTAVSAGAFAEADGRPLAATVRGWDKRGSTRLNIAVLARLSEMLTASPQVRHDLPLRATSGLQVHRDQVRYLRKLRGADGNADAAVTLDAVHESLFFLPGGDALADVLTLFGDGTTLRFADAVQRLCAMDAKRPEPEVERYLAQLIRLGLLVVPDLHIDIHDPDPVGTYRSGLRKLGADWTDDIAVLVERMGADVTRFAGAGLRRRRELLTQVKESVTETHRLLGHDDIPVLRTLVYEDTTLPGLSVTGDASTWTRQLTPVLRQLARILPAFDGNAVRRLVTKGFFRARYGEGGRCEDFLSFAHQFNQDFYDNYNKRLMRHQRFDGTDFRTYDNWFRQEEIAEIDRARVAVAEEMKRRYLSASATGADVELDEGFLTTVEDLLPRSEGLRSLSFFLQLAENGTEDPLVVVNRVYSGLTLLFSRFAHCLDDGLTASLRRSLDDVVPEGAVFAELKGGYDATNLNLHPVVTPYEVVCPGETSFRPPHEQIPVEDLVVEHDAATDRLRLRSRRLGVEVIPVYLGFLLPMALPEVQQVLLNFSYTTMVQLDLWEGTGIPEGDSGVLPRVRLGNVVLQRKTWRFAAGQLPPAVAGQADHDWFLAWREWQRAAGLPRHVFASLGGEHKPQYVDFDSYACVRLLETAVRKSESTVVLTEMLPGPDQLWLRDGGHRYVTELTVQLDGFERHDGFEGHDGLDRTEAER, translated from the coding sequence ATGACGCCACGTGCGACGTCGGCCGCGACCCTGCCCGAGCAGCACGAGACCGCGGAGCGCGTGAAGTGGCACCTGGTGCCGAGGTTCATGCTGCGCGTCGGTGGTCTGCCCTTCGAATCCGCCGACGCGCTGGCCACTTCGGCGAGCGCGTCATGGGCGGACGACGTGCTCGGCGCGCGGCTGCGGCTGCGTGAGCGAGGGGCCCGGCTCGCCGACTCCCTGCAGGAACGCGTGGCACGCAGTCTCGACGATCCGGCGGCGCGCCGCACGTTGATCAATCTGCGCCGTGACGTTTTCAACGTCCGCGCTCCGCGAGGCCTGGCGGCGGCCGAGCCGCTGCTGTCAGCCGGCGAACTCGCCGAGCTGCGCGCGTGGTTCGCCGACTGGCAGCGTTACGAGGCGCTGCTGCGGACCGGCTCCGGCATCCTGGCCGAGGAGATCGCCGCGGGCCGACGGGAACTGCGTCGTGCGGCGACGAAGACGGACCTGCGGTACGGCATCCAGCTCTCGTCCCCCTCGCTCGACGAGTATCTAGACGGTTACCTGGAGCGCGCCGACGGCCCGCTCAGCAAGAAGGAACGGCGGATCGAGCGGTCGCTGCTGGAGTACCTGCTGCGCACGGCATGCAAGACCAGCCCGTTCAGCACCCTGACGGCAGTCTCCGCGGGCGCCTTCGCCGAGGCCGACGGGCGGCCGCTCGCCGCGACCGTCAGGGGATGGGACAAGCGGGGCAGCACGCGGCTGAACATCGCCGTACTTGCCAGGCTCTCGGAAATGCTGACCGCCAGCCCTCAGGTCCGCCATGATCTTCCCCTCCGGGCCACCAGCGGACTCCAGGTGCACCGCGACCAGGTCCGCTACCTGCGCAAGCTGCGCGGCGCCGACGGCAACGCGGACGCGGCGGTCACTCTGGACGCGGTGCACGAGAGCCTGTTCTTCCTGCCCGGCGGGGACGCCCTCGCCGATGTGCTCACGCTGTTCGGCGATGGCACGACGCTGCGGTTCGCCGACGCCGTACAGCGGCTGTGCGCGATGGACGCGAAGCGACCGGAACCGGAAGTGGAGCGATATCTCGCCCAGTTGATCAGGCTGGGCCTGCTCGTCGTTCCAGATCTGCACATCGACATCCACGACCCGGACCCGGTCGGCACCTACCGCAGCGGTTTGCGGAAACTGGGAGCGGACTGGACCGACGACATCGCCGTGCTCGTGGAGCGGATGGGCGCGGACGTCACGCGATTCGCCGGAGCCGGACTGCGGCGCAGGCGTGAACTGCTCACGCAGGTCAAGGAGTCCGTGACCGAGACACACCGCCTGCTGGGCCACGACGACATCCCGGTTCTGCGCACCCTGGTCTACGAGGACACCACACTGCCGGGACTCTCGGTGACCGGCGACGCCTCGACCTGGACTCGGCAACTAACCCCGGTGCTGCGCCAACTGGCCCGAATCCTCCCGGCGTTCGATGGAAACGCCGTACGCAGGCTCGTCACCAAGGGGTTCTTCCGGGCGCGTTACGGGGAAGGCGGACGCTGCGAGGACTTCCTCTCCTTCGCCCACCAGTTCAACCAGGACTTCTACGACAACTACAACAAGCGGCTGATGCGTCATCAACGCTTCGACGGCACCGACTTCCGTACGTACGACAACTGGTTCCGGCAGGAGGAGATCGCGGAGATCGATCGCGCCCGGGTCGCCGTGGCCGAAGAAATGAAGCGCCGGTACCTGAGCGCCTCCGCCACCGGAGCCGACGTGGAACTGGACGAGGGCTTCCTGACCACCGTGGAGGATCTGCTGCCGCGGTCGGAGGGCCTGCGGTCGCTGTCGTTCTTCCTCCAACTGGCCGAGAACGGCACCGAGGACCCCCTGGTGGTCGTCAACCGGGTCTACTCCGGACTCACCCTGCTCTTCTCCCGGTTCGCGCACTGCCTCGACGACGGTCTCACCGCATCACTGCGCCGCTCGCTGGACGACGTCGTTCCGGAGGGAGCCGTGTTCGCCGAGCTCAAGGGCGGCTACGACGCGACCAACCTGAACCTGCACCCGGTTGTCACCCCCTACGAGGTGGTCTGCCCCGGAGAGACCAGCTTCCGGCCGCCGCACGAGCAGATCCCGGTGGAGGACCTGGTCGTCGAGCACGACGCGGCGACCGACCGGCTGCGCCTGCGCTCACGCCGGCTGGGCGTCGAGGTGATCCCCGTCTACCTCGGCTTCCTGCTGCCGATGGCGCTGCCCGAGGTGCAGCAGGTGCTGCTGAACTTCTCCTACACCACCATGGTCCAGCTCGACCTGTGGGAAGGCACCGGCATACCGGAGGGCGACAGCGGCGTTCTGCCGCGCGTCCGGCTCGGCAACGTGGTCCTGCAGCGCAAGACGTGGCGGTTCGCCGCCGGTCAGCTGCCGCCGGCGGTGGCCGGACAGGCGGATCACGACTGGTTCCTGGCATGGCGGGAATGGCAGCGCGCCGCTGGGCTGCCGCGCCATGTGTTCGCCTCCCTCGGCGGTGAACACAAGCCGCAGTACGTGGACTTCGACTCGTACGCCTGCGTCCGGCTGCTGGAGACCGCGGTCCGCAAGAGCGAATCAACGGTGGTGCTCACCGAGATGCTGCCGGGGCCCGACCAGCTGTGGCTGCGCGACGGCGGCCACCGGTACGTCACCGAACTCACGGTCCAGCTCGACGGATTCGAGAGACACGACGGGTTCGAGGGACACGACGGACTCGACAGAACGGAGGCGGAGCGGTGA
- a CDS encoding thiopeptide-type bacteriocin biosynthesis protein → MDGNGGANDGERVDTDRHGDSGRIETQWDGDGWISLHVFYAANANPVLVHCVRPLVARLREQGLLRSWFFIRYWLEGPHVRLRLLPADASAAAEVARTARGTLEEYLRERPALYEEDRNSSGDLYKNMFLAEYSEEHWNELYGADGAMPFRDNNSVAHIPYERELDRYGGPAGMELAEWHFQESSELVVTLLETTNVHVRTVLLGQAAQLTAWLCFALLRDEEAVAQFLVRYRTMWETSYQEPSESQHERFDRSYKRMKERLVPRLRHVRDSTRDDSAASPTPLERSWLAHCTELRDRALKLADAGALSFHEGAVPDPQAALAIVLSSYVHMTNNRIGVSILDEIYLSYVICKALSDMAPQEALR, encoded by the coding sequence ATGGACGGCAATGGCGGTGCGAACGACGGCGAGCGCGTCGATACGGATCGGCACGGGGACAGCGGGCGCATCGAGACGCAGTGGGACGGCGACGGCTGGATCAGCCTGCACGTCTTCTACGCCGCGAACGCCAACCCGGTGCTGGTGCACTGCGTGCGGCCGCTGGTGGCCCGACTGCGCGAACAGGGGCTGCTGCGCTCGTGGTTCTTCATCCGCTACTGGCTGGAGGGTCCCCACGTCCGGCTGCGTCTGCTACCGGCCGACGCGTCGGCGGCCGCCGAGGTCGCGCGGACCGCGCGGGGAACGCTCGAGGAGTACCTGCGCGAGCGCCCCGCCCTGTACGAGGAGGACCGCAACTCCAGCGGGGACCTGTACAAGAACATGTTCCTCGCCGAGTACAGCGAGGAGCACTGGAACGAGCTGTACGGGGCGGACGGCGCGATGCCGTTCCGGGACAACAACAGCGTCGCCCACATCCCCTACGAGCGGGAGCTGGACCGCTACGGCGGCCCGGCCGGCATGGAACTGGCCGAATGGCACTTCCAGGAGTCCAGCGAACTGGTGGTCACCCTGCTGGAGACCACCAATGTGCACGTGCGGACCGTCCTGCTCGGCCAGGCCGCGCAGTTGACCGCCTGGCTGTGCTTCGCGCTGCTGCGGGACGAGGAAGCGGTGGCCCAGTTCCTGGTCCGCTACCGCACGATGTGGGAGACCTCGTACCAGGAGCCGAGCGAAAGCCAGCACGAACGCTTCGACCGGAGCTACAAGCGGATGAAGGAACGCCTGGTGCCCCGGCTACGGCATGTGCGCGACAGCACCAGGGACGACTCCGCCGCCTCGCCCACCCCACTGGAGCGGTCCTGGCTCGCCCACTGCACCGAACTCCGCGACAGAGCGCTGAAACTGGCCGATGCGGGAGCCCTCTCCTTCCACGAGGGAGCCGTACCCGACCCGCAGGCCGCGTTGGCCATCGTGCTCAGCTCCTACGTCCACATGACCAACAACCGGATCGGTGTCAGCATCCTCGACGAGATCTACCTGTCCTACGTCATCTGCAAGGCGCTGTCCGACATGGCCCCTCAGGAGGCGCTGCGGTGA
- a CDS encoding M50 family metallopeptidase, with the protein MTETAYDRPRLRPEVVLGPALRSGPKTVHHVKDARTGCYYRVGPREHFIMGLMDGSHTLTDIGRKYTDTYDRRLGPAHWQQMFTLLGRYQLLDGYAEDAALDKLRQAHEAKQAARQGWLRRRWVILRPDQLCADLAARLAFAFRAAFLIPALLLVAAVQVLVWTHVATLTHEATDQRSWALTLPLSVVLLWGITVLHEFAHGVTCRHFGGTVTEIGLSWRFPMLTPYCRTDDIVLFHRRRARVGTAFAGVFVSLLALVPVMVWWWLAGDGGLGRSLAAGLLLFGSGGAAMSLLPILRSDGYVMLTHALNIVDLRRESYRFWRLRLRRRDPTVRERLSAYPPRDTRAYALYGIVALLLLGLGYCALMWVWFGSLQRWTGPVWAVVILAAESAVLVGVLLLAARGRSGEREATDA; encoded by the coding sequence GTGACCGAAACGGCCTACGACCGGCCCCGGCTCCGGCCGGAGGTAGTACTCGGCCCCGCCCTGCGGTCCGGCCCGAAGACCGTGCACCACGTCAAGGACGCACGCACCGGCTGTTACTACCGCGTCGGCCCCCGGGAGCACTTCATCATGGGCCTGATGGACGGCAGCCACACCCTCACGGACATCGGCCGCAAGTACACCGACACCTACGACCGCAGACTCGGGCCCGCGCACTGGCAGCAGATGTTCACCCTGCTCGGCCGTTACCAACTGCTCGACGGATACGCCGAGGACGCGGCCCTGGACAAGCTCAGACAGGCCCACGAGGCCAAGCAGGCGGCGCGGCAGGGCTGGCTGCGCCGACGGTGGGTGATACTGCGCCCCGACCAGCTGTGCGCCGACCTGGCGGCACGACTCGCGTTCGCCTTTCGGGCGGCCTTCCTGATACCCGCACTCCTCCTGGTCGCCGCTGTCCAGGTGCTCGTCTGGACGCATGTCGCCACCCTGACCCACGAGGCGACGGATCAGAGATCCTGGGCGCTCACCCTGCCACTGTCGGTGGTGCTGCTGTGGGGAATCACCGTGCTGCACGAGTTCGCACACGGTGTGACCTGCCGTCACTTCGGCGGCACAGTGACCGAGATCGGGCTCAGCTGGCGGTTTCCGATGCTGACCCCCTACTGCCGCACGGACGACATCGTGCTGTTCCACCGGCGCAGGGCCCGGGTGGGCACAGCGTTCGCCGGCGTCTTCGTCAGCCTGTTGGCCCTGGTGCCGGTGATGGTCTGGTGGTGGCTGGCCGGTGACGGCGGGCTCGGGCGCTCGCTCGCCGCGGGCCTCCTGCTGTTCGGCAGCGGTGGCGCCGCGATGAGTCTGCTGCCGATTCTGCGATCGGATGGATATGTGATGCTCACGCATGCGCTGAATATTGTTGACCTGCGCCGCGAGTCCTACCGGTTCTGGCGGCTGCGACTGCGCCGGCGCGACCCCACCGTCCGGGAACGGCTCAGCGCCTACCCACCCCGCGACACCCGTGCCTACGCTCTCTACGGAATCGTCGCGCTGCTCCTTCTCGGGCTGGGCTACTGCGCGTTGATGTGGGTGTGGTTCGGCAGCCTGCAGCGCTGGACGGGCCCGGTGTGGGCGGTGGTGATCCTCGCCGCGGAGTCCGCGGTCCTGGTCGGCGTCCTGTTGCTGGCCGCGCGAGGCCGCTCCGGCGAACGGGAGGCCACCGATGCCTGA
- a CDS encoding ABC transporter ATP-binding protein, with translation MPDSGDDIAIRTSGLTKRYGPETGVFDLDLLIRRGEVYGFLGPNGAGKSTAMRMLVGLIRPTSGTATVLGHRAGTRSSLRGVGALIESPALYPHLSGRDNLRILAGYASVPAARVEKALEEVRMTAKADVAFRAYSLGMKQRIAVGAALLKDPALLILDEPTNGLDPEGVASMRDLITGLRRSNRTVLLSSHQLPEVEHLCDRVGVIRQGRLVADGTVAELRRGIGEGEVSVTVDSPERAAELVRQLPAVRSATVVDGELRVAVDPSEAAAVNRLLVVNGLEVSELRRQVLSLEDVFFDLVEGQRPTGPEPVEVVNR, from the coding sequence ATGCCTGACAGCGGCGACGACATCGCGATCCGCACCAGCGGACTGACCAAACGGTACGGCCCGGAAACCGGCGTGTTCGACCTCGACCTGCTGATCCGCCGGGGGGAGGTCTACGGCTTCCTCGGTCCGAACGGGGCCGGAAAGAGCACCGCCATGCGGATGCTGGTGGGGCTGATCCGGCCCACCTCGGGGACCGCCACGGTGCTGGGTCACCGGGCCGGGACCCGGAGCAGCCTGCGCGGGGTGGGGGCACTGATCGAGTCCCCGGCCCTGTACCCGCATCTGTCCGGCCGGGACAACCTGCGCATCCTCGCCGGATACGCCTCCGTGCCCGCCGCCCGCGTCGAGAAGGCTCTCGAAGAAGTGAGGATGACAGCCAAGGCGGACGTCGCCTTCCGGGCGTACTCGCTCGGCATGAAACAGCGCATCGCGGTGGGCGCCGCACTGCTGAAGGACCCCGCGCTGCTCATCCTCGACGAGCCGACCAACGGCCTCGACCCGGAAGGCGTGGCGAGCATGCGCGACCTGATCACCGGTCTGCGCCGCTCCAACCGCACCGTGCTGCTGTCCAGCCATCAGCTGCCCGAAGTGGAGCACCTGTGCGACCGGGTGGGGGTGATCCGCCAGGGCCGGCTCGTCGCCGACGGCACCGTGGCCGAGCTGCGCCGAGGCATCGGCGAGGGCGAGGTGTCGGTGACCGTGGACTCGCCCGAGCGCGCCGCCGAACTCGTACGGCAGTTGCCGGCCGTCCGCTCGGCGACGGTCGTCGACGGGGAGCTGCGCGTGGCCGTCGACCCGAGCGAGGCGGCCGCCGTCAACCGGCTGCTCGTGGTGAACGGGCTGGAAGTCAGCGAACTGCGCAGACAGGTCCTCTCCCTGGAGGACGTGTTCTTCGACCTAGTCGAGGGCCAACGGCCCACCGGACCGGAACCCGTGGAGGTGGTCAACCGTTGA
- a CDS encoding ABC transporter permease subunit, with translation MNGVLQAELLSTRKRPGVWIVGGAWAGLAVVFGMVVPYIVWLAIRNKPVGSSGDPEQLINGVLPDKFLSGTVDLYPMFGSALMLILGAVLVGGEYRWGTWGTLLVQGPGRISAVLGKAMATAVAVLCVTVLVVTASAGASALVAALTGRPAHWPGAATLLGGIGAVWLISMAAASLGILLSILLRGTGAAIGVGLLWLLAVENLVSGLAGTLPALKWLQRLLIGPSAGSLATALDPSGKPNTSVPGVVSVSGPLTASLVLVAYVVVCLGLSSLLVSRRDVT, from the coding sequence TTGAACGGCGTCCTTCAGGCAGAGCTTCTGTCGACCCGCAAGCGCCCCGGCGTCTGGATCGTCGGCGGGGCGTGGGCCGGCCTGGCAGTGGTCTTCGGCATGGTGGTGCCGTACATCGTCTGGCTGGCCATCAGGAACAAGCCGGTCGGCTCGTCGGGTGATCCCGAGCAACTGATCAATGGCGTGCTGCCGGACAAGTTCCTCTCCGGCACGGTGGACCTGTACCCGATGTTCGGCAGCGCGCTGATGCTGATTCTCGGCGCCGTCCTCGTCGGCGGGGAGTACCGGTGGGGGACCTGGGGCACGCTGCTGGTCCAAGGGCCCGGCCGGATTTCGGCGGTTCTCGGAAAGGCCATGGCGACAGCGGTGGCGGTGCTGTGCGTAACGGTGCTGGTGGTGACGGCGAGCGCGGGGGCGAGCGCGCTCGTCGCGGCGCTCACCGGTCGGCCCGCGCACTGGCCGGGCGCGGCGACGCTGCTCGGCGGAATCGGCGCCGTCTGGCTGATCAGTATGGCCGCGGCGAGCCTCGGCATCCTCCTGTCGATCTTGCTGAGGGGCACCGGGGCCGCCATCGGGGTGGGCCTGCTCTGGCTGCTGGCGGTGGAGAACCTGGTCTCCGGACTGGCCGGCACGCTGCCCGCGCTGAAGTGGTTGCAGCGGTTGCTGATCGGACCGAGCGCGGGATCGCTCGCCACCGCCCTCGACCCGTCGGGCAAGCCGAACACCTCGGTCCCCGGGGTCGTCTCCGTCTCCGGGCCGCTGACCGCGAGCCTGGTGCTGGTGGCGTACGTGGTGGTGTGCCTCGGCCTGTCCTCGCTGCTCGTCTCGCGCCGTGACGTGACGTGA
- a CDS encoding IclR family transcriptional regulator has protein sequence MTVVDVAAAVDMPARRELPPSMVERMTLIMDAFECRTARLSLEEVARSTRLPRSTAHRILDQLVRLQWLEHTGFGYGLGRRALGLGGGDGTNSEIREAAAPRLHSVQIRTGLVVHLAVLDGADVHYLDKAGGRFAASVPSRVGGRAPAHSTALGKAMLAWLEPEEVEARVGGAIARLTHRTIADLDTLHQELNRIRQRRGLAFERGECFPGIACAAAAIRGPEGPVAAISLIGDAQTPLEKVAPLVVDAARQVSLELFPGLETPGRGHRAPAFPEQTWSPQAMDRLLVAGQSGDWL, from the coding sequence ATGACGGTTGTCGATGTCGCTGCTGCCGTGGACATGCCCGCTCGCCGGGAGCTCCCGCCGTCGATGGTCGAACGCATGACGTTGATCATGGACGCGTTCGAATGCCGCACCGCGCGGCTGTCCCTGGAGGAGGTGGCCCGCAGCACGCGCCTCCCGCGCTCCACGGCCCATCGGATCCTCGACCAGCTCGTACGGCTCCAGTGGCTCGAGCACACCGGGTTCGGCTACGGCCTCGGGCGGCGGGCACTCGGGCTCGGCGGTGGGGACGGCACGAACAGTGAGATCCGTGAAGCCGCCGCGCCCAGACTGCACAGCGTGCAGATCCGCACCGGGCTGGTCGTCCACCTCGCCGTGCTCGACGGCGCCGACGTCCACTACCTCGACAAGGCCGGCGGCCGGTTCGCCGCGTCGGTCCCCTCGCGGGTCGGCGGGCGCGCGCCGGCCCACTCGACGGCACTGGGCAAGGCGATGCTGGCCTGGCTCGAACCGGAGGAGGTCGAGGCCCGGGTGGGTGGCGCCATCGCCCGGCTGACCCACCGCACGATCGCCGACCTGGACACCCTGCACCAGGAGCTCAACCGGATCCGGCAGCGTCGCGGCCTGGCGTTCGAGCGGGGTGAGTGCTTCCCCGGCATCGCCTGCGCCGCGGCGGCGATCCGGGGCCCCGAGGGGCCGGTGGCCGCCATTTCGCTGATCGGCGACGCGCAGACCCCGCTGGAGAAGGTGGCCCCGTTGGTGGTCGACGCCGCGCGACAGGTCTCGTTGGAACTGTTCCCCGGCCTGGAGACCCCTGGGCGGGGGCACCGCGCGCCCGCCTTCCCGGAGCAGACCTGGTCTCCGCAGGCCATGGACCGGCTGCTCGTCGCCGGCCAGAGCGGCGACTGGCTGTAG
- a CDS encoding flavin reductase family protein codes for MSAESLTAPPTGEVTAPTPQEMRRAMGAFATGVTVVTGMDRGDPVGFACQSFASVSLEPPLVLFCADHKGRAWPRIRESGRFCVNVLAEDQTDVCGRFGSSRGSKFDGLDWDLSRWDTPSLRGVLIRVHAEVDDVHVAGDHDVVIGRVLELETVTERRPMLFFRGRFGVEEQPVTMPDPWGWGDHWG; via the coding sequence ATGTCAGCAGAGTCCTTGACCGCACCCCCGACAGGTGAGGTCACGGCGCCCACCCCCCAGGAGATGCGGCGCGCCATGGGAGCGTTCGCGACGGGTGTCACCGTCGTCACCGGGATGGACCGGGGAGATCCGGTCGGGTTCGCGTGCCAGTCCTTCGCCTCCGTTTCGCTGGAGCCGCCCCTCGTCCTGTTCTGCGCCGACCACAAGGGCCGTGCCTGGCCGAGGATCAGGGAATCGGGCCGGTTCTGCGTCAACGTGCTCGCCGAGGACCAGACCGATGTCTGCGGCCGCTTCGGCTCCAGCAGGGGAAGCAAGTTCGACGGGCTGGACTGGGACCTCTCGCGCTGGGACACCCCGTCCCTGCGCGGCGTGCTGATCAGGGTCCATGCCGAGGTGGACGACGTGCACGTCGCCGGTGACCACGATGTGGTGATCGGGCGGGTCCTGGAACTCGAGACGGTGACCGAACGGCGGCCGATGCTCTTCTTCCGCGGACGGTTCGGCGTCGAGGAGCAGCCGGTCACCATGCCCGACCCCTGGGGCTGGGGCGACCATTGGGGCTGA
- a CDS encoding alpha/beta fold hydrolase → MTTGTSKTGMMMELSHDSTLRELATDQGVLRYHEAGDGPPLLMLHGSGPGVTGWRNFRGNLGRFSEHFRCLVLEFPGFGVSDPADGHPMATATDAVGRFLDGLGLHQVDVVGNSMGGFVATRFALDNPDRVRRLVTIGGMGRNLFSPGPGEGINLLMEFTENPTRERLVQWLYSMVYDPAMVTEELIEERWAQATEPDTLAAARRMYGKAAFAAGAATAATSEDAPLWAMLHRLRAKTLITWGRDDRVSPVDMSIVPMRTIPDAELHVFPNCGHWVMIEQKAAWESAVLAFLTRKDAA, encoded by the coding sequence TTGACCACAGGGACGTCGAAGACAGGGATGATGATGGAGCTGAGCCACGACTCCACATTGCGTGAACTCGCAACCGATCAGGGGGTTCTGCGCTATCACGAGGCCGGGGACGGTCCGCCTCTGCTGATGTTGCACGGCTCGGGCCCAGGTGTCACGGGCTGGCGCAACTTCCGCGGCAATCTGGGCCGGTTCTCCGAGCACTTCCGCTGCCTGGTACTGGAGTTCCCCGGGTTCGGGGTCAGCGACCCGGCCGACGGGCACCCCATGGCCACCGCCACCGATGCCGTCGGCCGGTTCCTCGACGGACTCGGGCTGCACCAGGTCGACGTGGTCGGCAACTCCATGGGCGGCTTCGTCGCCACCCGGTTCGCGTTGGACAACCCCGACCGGGTACGCCGCCTGGTGACGATCGGCGGCATGGGCCGGAACCTCTTCAGCCCCGGCCCCGGCGAGGGCATCAACCTGCTGATGGAGTTCACCGAGAACCCCACGCGTGAACGTCTGGTCCAGTGGCTGTACTCCATGGTGTACGACCCGGCCATGGTCACCGAGGAACTGATCGAGGAGCGGTGGGCCCAGGCCACCGAGCCGGACACGCTCGCCGCCGCGCGCAGGATGTACGGGAAGGCCGCGTTCGCCGCCGGCGCCGCCACCGCGGCGACGTCCGAGGATGCGCCGCTCTGGGCGATGCTCCACAGACTGCGGGCCAAGACCCTGATCACCTGGGGCCGGGACGACCGGGTCAGCCCGGTCGACATGTCCATCGTGCCGATGCGGACCATTCCCGACGCCGAACTGCACGTGTTCCCCAACTGCGGTCACTGGGTGATGATCGAACAGAAGGCGGCCTGGGAAAGTGCCGTGCTCGCCTTCCTGACCCGTAAGGACGCGGCATGA
- a CDS encoding FAD-binding protein, which yields MSAGMNAGASTSWDHEFDFVVVGSGGGGMAAALTAVDSGLSTVVIEKGKMYGGSTGISGGGIWIPNNPTLRAKGHNDSRASIRQYLDRLTGGRVPAARLDTYVDQGPAAMELLGKSRWMRFFWVKGYADYHPEYDGGRPMGRSVEALPFDTRKLGEDERHQRPNNMKGPLGLWITAKDYRDLAMVKRTWRGRRASVVAAWRVSTNVVRRRHMATGGRALVARLRMALKDAGVPVWLRTPMTGLVVGDDGTVTGIVAQRDGKQVRIGARRGVLLATGGFDHNQEMREKYLPDGGRENHSAGARENVGDGIVAGLELGAALDFMDDAWWMPSVRHPSGATIPLVSERCIPPSVIVDSRGSRFTNESSPYVNFVHDQLAGSHVPAWFVMDAKARARYPFAQILPGMPFPKEFYESGLAHRADGIAELAVAIGVPPEELTATVERFNGFARTGKDTEFGRGDSAYDRYYGDPTLKNPNLDEIVKAPFYAVRIEVGDLGTKGGLVCDEHGRVLREDGSLIDGLYATGNTSAPVMGGEYAGPGATIGPSIVFGYVAARHAAGETTGGAS from the coding sequence ATGAGCGCCGGTATGAACGCGGGCGCGAGCACGTCCTGGGACCACGAGTTCGACTTCGTCGTCGTCGGCAGTGGCGGTGGCGGTATGGCGGCCGCACTGACCGCCGTGGACAGCGGCCTGTCCACCGTCGTGATCGAGAAGGGGAAGATGTACGGCGGTTCGACCGGCATCTCCGGCGGCGGCATCTGGATCCCCAACAACCCCACGCTGCGCGCCAAGGGCCACAACGACAGCCGTGCGTCGATCCGGCAGTACCTCGACCGCCTCACCGGGGGCCGCGTCCCGGCCGCCCGCCTCGACACCTACGTCGACCAGGGTCCGGCCGCCATGGAACTGCTCGGCAAGAGCCGGTGGATGCGCTTCTTCTGGGTCAAGGGATACGCCGACTACCACCCCGAGTACGACGGCGGCCGTCCGATGGGCCGCTCCGTCGAGGCGCTCCCCTTCGACACCCGCAAGCTCGGCGAGGACGAGCGGCACCAGCGGCCCAACAACATGAAGGGCCCGCTCGGTCTGTGGATCACCGCCAAGGACTACCGCGACCTCGCGATGGTCAAGCGCACCTGGCGCGGACGCCGGGCGTCCGTCGTCGCCGCCTGGCGGGTCTCGACCAACGTGGTCCGCCGCCGCCACATGGCCACCGGCGGTCGCGCGCTGGTGGCACGGCTCAGGATGGCCCTGAAGGACGCCGGAGTCCCCGTGTGGCTGCGGACCCCGATGACCGGCCTGGTCGTCGGCGACGACGGCACGGTGACCGGCATCGTCGCGCAGCGCGACGGCAAGCAGGTGCGCATCGGGGCACGGCGCGGTGTGCTGCTCGCGACCGGTGGCTTCGACCACAACCAGGAGATGCGCGAGAAGTACCTGCCCGACGGCGGCCGGGAGAACCACAGCGCCGGCGCCCGGGAGAACGTCGGCGACGGCATCGTCGCCGGGCTGGAACTCGGAGCCGCTCTGGACTTCATGGACGACGCGTGGTGGATGCCCTCGGTGCGCCACCCGTCCGGCGCCACGATCCCCCTGGTGTCCGAGCGGTGCATCCCGCCGTCGGTGATCGTCGACTCCCGCGGCAGCCGCTTCACCAACGAGTCCTCCCCGTACGTGAACTTCGTCCACGACCAGTTGGCGGGCAGTCACGTACCGGCCTGGTTCGTGATGGACGCCAAGGCCCGCGCCCGCTACCCGTTCGCGCAGATCCTGCCCGGAATGCCGTTCCCCAAGGAATTCTACGAGAGCGGCCTGGCACACCGGGCGGACGGCATCGCCGAACTCGCCGTCGCCATCGGCGTTCCCCCCGAGGAACTCACCGCGACCGTCGAGCGGTTCAACGGCTTCGCCCGCACCGGCAAGGACACCGAGTTCGGCCGCGGCGACAGCGCCTACGACCGCTACTACGGCGACCCGACCCTGAAGAACCCCAACCTGGACGAGATCGTCAAGGCGCCCTTCTACGCCGTACGCATCGAGGTCGGTGACCTCGGGACGAAGGGCGGGCTGGTCTGCGACGAGCACGGCAGGGTTCTGAGGGAGGACGGTTCGCTCATCGACGGCCTCTACGCGACCGGCAACACCTCCGCGCCGGTGATGGGAGGCGAGTACGCCGGACCAGG